One window from the genome of Prosthecobacter fusiformis encodes:
- a CDS encoding cupin domain-containing protein, with protein MTINSLSEQVPFTTKDGSTIRSILDRTNAPVQNQSLAEATVPVGQPTERHFHKLSEEFYFILEGTGTMEIDGEEKPVAPGDAILIPPGTWHQITATQTLRFLCCCAPPYAHEDTFFV; from the coding sequence ATGACCATCAACTCCCTTTCTGAACAAGTACCCTTCACCACGAAGGACGGCAGCACCATCCGCAGCATCCTGGACCGGACCAATGCCCCCGTGCAAAACCAGTCCCTGGCCGAGGCCACCGTCCCTGTAGGGCAGCCGACCGAACGCCATTTTCACAAGCTGAGCGAAGAATTTTATTTCATCCTGGAAGGCACCGGCACCATGGAAATCGATGGCGAAGAAAAACCCGTGGCCCCCGGTGATGCCATCCTCATCCCGCCCGGCACTTGGCACCAGATCACCGCCACGCAGACACTACGTTTCCTCTGCTGCTGCGCCCCGCCGTATGCGCATGAGGACACGTTTTTTGTATAA
- a CDS encoding SDR family NAD(P)-dependent oxidoreductase, whose amino-acid sequence MNFDTQHCRALITGASSGLGAEFARQLAPGANALFLTGRRVDALEAVKAECLVLNPALKIYLHACDIATDEGRGTLLESVRQNGFQPNLLINNAGMGDYGTVASAEAGKLRAQMDLNMTSLVLLTHAFIPLLQRPGGIINISSLASALPLPAMAVYAASKAFVTSFSEALAVELAPERIVVTCVCPGPTPTGFGKTARRPEGEDTDRDGQDFLRILPQQVVAEALNALHSGKACVYPGLGVKIASRLFRYLPRTLLRPLLRRRYAKGTV is encoded by the coding sequence ATGAACTTTGATACCCAACATTGCCGGGCCCTGATCACGGGCGCATCCTCAGGCCTCGGTGCGGAGTTTGCCCGCCAGCTTGCGCCTGGAGCCAACGCCCTTTTTTTGACGGGGCGTCGTGTAGACGCTCTGGAGGCCGTGAAAGCTGAATGTCTGGTGCTGAATCCGGCCCTAAAGATTTATCTCCATGCCTGCGATATCGCTACCGATGAGGGCAGGGGGACCTTGCTGGAAAGCGTGCGTCAGAATGGTTTCCAGCCCAATCTGCTGATCAATAATGCCGGGATGGGTGACTATGGCACAGTGGCCAGTGCAGAGGCAGGAAAGCTGCGTGCACAAATGGATCTGAACATGACGTCCCTGGTTCTGCTGACACACGCCTTCATTCCGCTTCTTCAGCGGCCCGGCGGCATCATCAACATCAGTTCTCTGGCCAGTGCGCTCCCCCTTCCGGCGATGGCTGTTTATGCGGCCAGTAAGGCTTTCGTCACCAGTTTTTCGGAGGCCCTGGCGGTCGAATTGGCTCCAGAGCGGATTGTCGTCACGTGTGTCTGTCCCGGCCCCACACCCACCGGGTTTGGCAAAACGGCCCGCCGCCCCGAGGGGGAGGATACAGATCGCGATGGACAGGACTTCTTGCGTATCCTCCCGCAGCAGGTCGTGGCTGAAGCTTTGAACGCTTTGCATTCTGGCAAGGCTTGTGTTTACCCTGGCCTGGGAGTCAAAATAGCGTCACGACTTTTTCGTTATCTACCTCGTACACTCCTGCGTCCTTTGTTGCGGCGTCGGTATGCCAAAGGTACAGTCTAA
- a CDS encoding protein-disulfide reductase DsbD family protein, whose translation MLHPTLRFLLSLLLLTAVSSPLSAQLDLASGTTGAASAKVTASLVSELKVAEPGKPFRIAVKLDHQPHWHTYGKVLPADVIGKPTSLKWTLPEGWTVEEMPWPDTHEVPSTDGKTSEGYDGIVYLPAKITPVANAEGTAEIIVKVDALVCDPQNCMPAKPEARISLTLAEKAETDPSVTEIFSQIPSIESSSLIKPANAPAKPAVTSFLSGLFIAFIGGLILNIMPCVFPVLGIKIMSVVQQAGEDKRQVLLHGLAYTLGILICFWALGGLVISLGKAWGFQLQSPGFVYGLCAFFLIFGLNMAGLFEIGASAVGVGANLQSKHGLSGSFFSGLLATVVATPCSAPFLGSALGYTLTLPPAQAMLMYTMIGIGLASPFLVLSLFPKLVSALPRPGAWMESFKQAMSFLLFGTVAFLAWVLTGMIEGQPMLFTLFSLVIIALGCWIYGRWSLPHKPARTRTIAVVLTLVSIGGGLAFGWPQVEKGPVNAGAHVEGGLTWEAWSPEKVAELRAANKAVYIDYTAKWCFTCQVNKRVYKDTSLQKLITDKKVVLLKADWTNEDPRITKALSELGKAAVPVNVLYTPNQSEPLILPELLSVDNVSAAFQGL comes from the coding sequence ATGCTCCACCCAACCTTGCGTTTCCTGTTAAGCCTCCTGCTGCTCACGGCGGTATCGTCTCCGCTATCCGCTCAGCTCGATCTGGCCTCTGGCACAACTGGAGCCGCCAGTGCCAAGGTCACGGCCAGTCTGGTGTCGGAATTGAAGGTCGCTGAACCTGGGAAACCGTTTCGTATTGCCGTTAAGCTGGATCACCAACCGCATTGGCACACTTACGGCAAGGTGCTCCCCGCCGATGTCATCGGTAAACCCACCAGTCTTAAATGGACCCTGCCCGAGGGATGGACTGTCGAGGAAATGCCCTGGCCAGACACCCATGAAGTTCCTTCGACGGATGGCAAAACAAGCGAGGGCTACGATGGCATTGTTTACCTGCCTGCCAAAATCACCCCCGTAGCTAACGCTGAGGGCACCGCTGAGATCATCGTCAAAGTGGATGCACTCGTCTGCGATCCCCAGAACTGCATGCCAGCTAAACCTGAAGCCCGCATCAGCCTCACGCTCGCAGAAAAAGCCGAGACGGATCCCTCAGTCACGGAGATTTTCAGTCAGATCCCATCCATCGAAAGCAGCTCCCTCATCAAGCCCGCCAATGCCCCGGCCAAACCCGCAGTCACGAGCTTTCTAAGCGGGCTTTTCATCGCCTTCATCGGTGGCCTGATCCTCAATATCATGCCCTGCGTATTCCCCGTCCTCGGCATCAAAATCATGAGTGTCGTCCAGCAGGCTGGCGAGGATAAACGCCAGGTGCTGCTGCACGGACTGGCCTATACCCTGGGCATCCTCATCTGCTTCTGGGCGCTGGGCGGACTGGTGATTTCATTGGGCAAAGCCTGGGGCTTTCAATTGCAGTCCCCTGGCTTCGTCTATGGCCTCTGTGCCTTCTTCCTTATCTTTGGCCTGAATATGGCAGGGTTGTTCGAGATCGGTGCCTCCGCCGTTGGTGTAGGTGCAAATTTACAATCCAAGCACGGTCTCAGCGGCTCCTTTTTTTCTGGCCTGCTGGCCACCGTCGTCGCCACGCCATGCTCCGCTCCCTTCCTCGGTTCCGCGCTGGGCTATACCCTCACTCTGCCACCCGCCCAGGCCATGCTGATGTATACCATGATCGGCATCGGCCTCGCCAGCCCCTTCCTTGTCCTATCGCTTTTTCCGAAATTGGTCTCCGCCCTGCCCCGTCCCGGTGCATGGATGGAAAGCTTTAAACAAGCCATGTCCTTCCTGCTCTTCGGCACCGTCGCCTTTCTGGCCTGGGTGCTGACAGGGATGATCGAAGGCCAGCCCATGCTTTTCACCCTTTTCAGCCTCGTCATCATTGCGCTCGGCTGCTGGATTTATGGACGCTGGTCCCTGCCTCATAAACCAGCCCGCACCCGCACCATCGCCGTTGTCCTTACTCTTGTCAGCATTGGCGGAGGACTCGCCTTTGGCTGGCCACAGGTCGAAAAAGGTCCCGTCAATGCGGGTGCCCATGTCGAAGGCGGACTCACCTGGGAGGCCTGGTCCCCTGAGAAAGTTGCAGAACTGCGCGCAGCGAACAAGGCCGTTTATATCGACTATACAGCCAAGTGGTGTTTCACCTGTCAGGTGAACAAACGCGTCTATAAAGACACCAGTTTGCAGAAGCTCATCACCGACAAGAAGGTTGTCCTCTTAAAGGCAGACTGGACCAATGAAGACCCGCGCATCACCAAAGCCCTGTCCGAATTAGGCAAAGCCGCTGTGCCGGTCAATGTGCTCTATACCCCCAACCAGTCTGAACCCCTCATCCTGCCTGAATTGCTTTCAGTGGATAACGTCTCCGCAGCCTTCCAGGGCCTGTGA
- a CDS encoding leucine-rich repeat domain-containing protein has translation MRPVITLFTILAFSVPAFALDPHVEAVIRTVEAAKGKVVKTEDGQSLKLVDLSVPNAGPHDHRKEDPYDAAFFEHLGHITPLESLNVISTKFNDEWMPHIAKLIHLKSLRFTNNGKLTDAGMVQLAGLKDLESFSFVGTTITGRAYAKFEGFTKLTRVSHRGSKIDDEGLKELCDHLPNLESLSLAHAKFTDAGAPNLAKLSKLKGLELGAHATPAALKNITALPIESLQLGEGFNKSESLPIIKEIKTLKRLTLINFNVTDGDLDLLATMTHLESLELGGFENPEAHLPQLAAFSFLKELKFYFPKRYSPETQAKIKALLPKVEVKFTPL, from the coding sequence ATGAGACCCGTCATTACACTGTTTACTATCCTCGCTTTCTCGGTCCCAGCCTTCGCCCTAGATCCGCATGTCGAAGCCGTGATTCGTACCGTCGAAGCTGCCAAAGGCAAAGTCGTAAAGACAGAGGATGGCCAGAGCCTCAAGCTTGTCGATCTCTCCGTGCCAAACGCCGGCCCGCATGACCACCGCAAAGAAGATCCCTATGACGCGGCTTTTTTCGAGCACCTCGGCCACATCACTCCGCTCGAGTCGCTGAACGTCATTTCCACCAAGTTCAACGATGAGTGGATGCCGCACATTGCGAAGCTCATTCATCTCAAGTCCCTGCGTTTCACCAACAATGGCAAGCTCACGGATGCAGGCATGGTGCAACTCGCTGGCTTGAAGGATCTGGAGAGCTTCTCCTTCGTCGGCACCACCATCACTGGTCGGGCGTATGCGAAGTTTGAGGGCTTCACCAAGCTCACACGTGTCAGCCATCGCGGTAGCAAAATCGATGACGAAGGACTCAAAGAACTCTGCGATCACCTGCCTAACCTCGAAAGCCTCAGCCTAGCACACGCGAAGTTTACCGATGCCGGGGCTCCGAACCTTGCAAAGCTGTCCAAGCTGAAGGGACTCGAACTGGGAGCGCATGCCACGCCTGCCGCGCTGAAAAACATCACCGCGCTGCCGATCGAAAGTCTCCAACTCGGCGAAGGTTTCAACAAATCGGAATCACTGCCCATCATCAAGGAGATCAAAACGCTGAAGCGGCTCACGCTTATCAACTTCAATGTCACCGATGGGGATCTCGACTTGCTCGCCACCATGACGCATCTCGAATCCCTCGAACTCGGTGGCTTCGAGAATCCCGAGGCACATCTGCCGCAACTGGCGGCCTTCTCCTTTCTTAAAGAACTGAAGTTCTATTTCCCCAAACGTTACTCACCTGAGACACAGGCCAAAATCAAAGCCCTCCTGCCAAAGGTCGAGGTGAAATTTACTCCGCTCTAG
- a CDS encoding pentapeptide repeat-containing protein, whose translation MASITPQEVEAHQLWLQSEGTEGKQLDETGLDLSQSNLSGLNLSRGQFVGTVFDGADLSGSNLSGADFSGATFTGANLTEADLRGADLAGVTLSGANLTRAKVNGADLSGARLDGCNLSQADFTDADLIAANLTNAVQSGIILTGAKLNDTQGLL comes from the coding sequence ATGGCCTCCATCACACCTCAAGAAGTCGAAGCGCATCAACTCTGGCTGCAATCCGAAGGCACCGAAGGTAAGCAACTGGATGAAACGGGGCTGGACCTCAGTCAGTCTAATCTGTCTGGTCTTAACCTCTCTCGCGGCCAGTTTGTCGGCACGGTGTTCGATGGCGCGGACCTCAGTGGAAGCAATCTTTCGGGAGCTGACTTCAGTGGTGCTACTTTTACAGGGGCAAACCTGACTGAAGCCGACCTGCGCGGAGCCGATCTTGCGGGTGTGACATTGAGCGGAGCCAACCTGACCAGAGCCAAGGTCAATGGTGCCGATCTCTCCGGTGCACGTCTGGACGGATGCAACCTCAGCCAGGCCGATTTCACGGACGCCGACTTGATCGCCGCCAATCTCACCAACGCGGTGCAATCAGGCATCATCCTCACAGGTGCCAAATTGAATGACACCCAGGGGTTGTTGTAA
- a CDS encoding glycoside hydrolase family 75 protein, with translation MFKRPDPSLTPMDQRGPSPWQSKKQSQRGSVLGNLIRFLLLSIIAILLVLPFTPFAGRIKNGLKELIAAAQEERTKIITQEVEKRVEVPTQIIKEVVKEVIKEVPAPPPPLPEGYIPRKEVDVSTFYNGITIETELLTEQGTYASLERLDPDAYKAEFKLSVRVPKANQELKELSRINSQLPTLLPGLQAMLPTAKVSGFYHRLYENKTNGIQRDITRLNRILDRHNFFDCETILEMTHPTTSRKVLLIQSEMDVVADGSDGDRMATLDEYIYMSDYYQPFTSYAWAKKTQTPNPLLARWEERLKKAKEQFNVKGLSADRNRELKALISQLGLEIGEMKARSSLIAEKDPFIVLSLLFRGYPANKHTPNMGDYAVVIHEGKMYPAICGDYGPSQKMGEASLMMAKTINAKASPYRRPESDLKVTYVVFPGTAEKPNSPPNLDRWHEKCASYLQEIGTDNAGQMLHRWEDPFKKPEPPPTALGGVATDPATTPPATPGVDTTAQPGVGTTPAAGMPAVPAPATPPPADLPAVPATPTTPASPSTGESGVTPVTPAPANP, from the coding sequence ATGTTTAAGCGCCCCGATCCCTCTCTGACGCCTATGGACCAGCGCGGTCCCAGCCCCTGGCAGTCCAAGAAGCAATCTCAGCGTGGCAGCGTCTTGGGAAACCTCATTCGCTTCCTGCTGCTGTCCATCATTGCTATTCTGCTGGTGCTGCCGTTTACCCCTTTTGCAGGAAGGATCAAAAATGGGCTCAAGGAACTCATTGCCGCCGCCCAGGAGGAGCGTACCAAGATCATCACCCAAGAGGTGGAAAAGCGTGTCGAAGTGCCCACTCAAATCATCAAAGAGGTGGTCAAGGAGGTCATTAAAGAGGTGCCGGCACCGCCGCCGCCTCTGCCTGAGGGGTATATTCCTCGCAAGGAAGTGGATGTTTCCACTTTCTACAATGGCATCACTATCGAGACCGAATTGCTGACAGAGCAGGGGACCTATGCCAGCCTTGAGCGGTTGGATCCAGATGCCTACAAAGCCGAATTCAAGCTCTCAGTTCGCGTCCCCAAGGCCAATCAGGAATTGAAGGAACTTTCGCGGATCAATTCACAGTTGCCGACCCTGCTGCCAGGACTCCAGGCAATGCTGCCGACGGCCAAAGTCTCCGGATTCTACCATCGGCTGTATGAAAACAAGACGAACGGCATTCAGCGCGATATCACCCGTCTTAACCGCATTCTTGATCGGCATAATTTCTTCGATTGCGAGACGATCCTGGAGATGACCCATCCCACCACCAGCCGCAAGGTGCTGCTCATCCAGTCCGAGATGGATGTCGTGGCCGACGGTTCCGATGGGGATCGTATGGCGACATTGGACGAGTACATCTACATGTCTGATTATTATCAGCCGTTCACCAGCTATGCGTGGGCTAAAAAAACTCAAACACCGAATCCGCTCCTTGCGCGCTGGGAAGAGCGTCTGAAAAAGGCCAAGGAACAGTTTAACGTCAAAGGACTCAGTGCTGACCGTAACCGTGAACTCAAAGCGCTCATCAGCCAGCTGGGTCTTGAGATCGGGGAAATGAAGGCCCGCAGCAGTCTTATTGCTGAAAAGGATCCCTTCATCGTTCTTTCCCTCCTTTTCCGCGGTTATCCGGCCAATAAGCACACGCCAAACATGGGGGATTATGCTGTCGTGATTCATGAGGGAAAAATGTATCCCGCCATCTGTGGTGACTATGGACCCAGCCAAAAGATGGGTGAGGCCTCTCTCATGATGGCCAAGACCATCAATGCCAAAGCCTCTCCCTACCGGCGGCCAGAAAGTGATCTCAAGGTAACTTATGTTGTCTTTCCAGGCACTGCTGAAAAGCCCAATAGCCCGCCAAACCTGGACCGCTGGCATGAGAAGTGTGCTTCTTATCTCCAGGAGATCGGAACCGACAATGCCGGTCAAATGCTTCATCGTTGGGAGGATCCCTTCAAAAAACCTGAGCCTCCCCCTACGGCTCTCGGTGGTGTTGCCACCGATCCGGCCACCACGCCTCCTGCAACTCCAGGTGTGGATACGACCGCTCAGCCGGGCGTGGGCACTACCCCCGCAGCAGGTATGCCTGCAGTTCCTGCCCCAGCGACACCTCCACCAGCGGATTTACCGGCGGTACCTGCCACTCCCACAACTCCGGCCTCTCCTTCTACTGGTGAGTCTGGAGTTACTCCTGTTACTCCTGCTCCCGCCAATCCTTAA